Proteins from one Mesorhizobium sp. M9A.F.Ca.ET.002.03.1.2 genomic window:
- a CDS encoding DUF2842 domain-containing protein, which translates to MPIRLKKLIGTFLLVALVIVYALVASIVAVAQLAESGPWTHFLFFLLSGMLWVLPAMGIIKWLILEPPRPKG; encoded by the coding sequence ATGCCCATTCGCCTGAAGAAGCTGATCGGAACGTTCCTGCTGGTGGCGCTGGTCATTGTCTATGCGCTGGTCGCATCGATCGTGGCGGTTGCGCAACTGGCCGAATCGGGACCGTGGACGCATTTCCTGTTCTTTCTGCTCAGCGGCATGCTCTGGGTGCTGCCGGCCATGGGCATCATCAAATGGCTGATCCTTGAGCCCCCACGGCCGAAGGGCTGA
- a CDS encoding GNAT family N-acetyltransferase — MVDAIASFDGNQLEAMEAAPRALDHAGLSVSVADGAAFAAYAEFCRSALFAPAQSPAWIVNWARYAEADAVLATLNAEGRPVFSLALEVTRSGPFRVARFMGGRHANGNFAATDPYWLTKADDAAIRSTLAAIARARPDIDLVALERLLPDLDGIANPLASLPHFPSPNLSLAVDLAGGFDALLARASGKRKRKKHRSQTRKFEAVGNHRRIEARTADEVNRLLDAFFEMKESRFRKMGIANVFGDPEVRAFFRALFVEALSDDKPPFVLHGLEVAGKLRAVTGSSRSGKRLICEFGAIAEDDLTHTSPGDFLFFDNIQEACERGFDVYDFSVGDEPYKRLWCDIETQHFEVLIPLTLKGRALALVLRQGARLKAFIKNSPTIWKLTKMLRRKAVGQAMPAGEDDN, encoded by the coding sequence ATGGTTGACGCCATCGCGTCATTTGACGGCAATCAGCTCGAAGCCATGGAGGCTGCGCCGCGCGCGTTGGATCATGCCGGCCTGTCGGTCTCGGTCGCCGACGGTGCGGCATTTGCAGCCTATGCCGAGTTCTGTCGTTCGGCGCTGTTTGCGCCCGCGCAGAGCCCGGCCTGGATCGTGAACTGGGCCAGATACGCCGAAGCGGACGCCGTTTTGGCGACACTGAATGCTGAAGGCCGGCCGGTTTTTTCGCTGGCGCTGGAAGTCACCCGCAGCGGGCCGTTCCGCGTCGCCCGCTTCATGGGCGGCCGCCATGCCAACGGCAATTTCGCCGCCACCGACCCGTATTGGCTGACCAAGGCGGATGATGCGGCAATCCGCTCGACCCTGGCGGCGATCGCCAGGGCGCGGCCGGACATCGACCTCGTCGCTCTTGAACGGCTGCTGCCCGATCTCGACGGCATCGCCAATCCGCTTGCCTCGCTTCCGCATTTTCCGAGCCCCAATCTGTCGCTGGCCGTCGACTTGGCGGGAGGTTTTGATGCGCTGCTCGCGCGCGCGAGCGGCAAGCGCAAGCGCAAGAAGCACCGCTCGCAGACGCGCAAGTTCGAAGCCGTCGGCAACCATCGCCGCATCGAGGCCCGGACGGCGGACGAGGTCAACCGACTGCTCGATGCGTTTTTCGAGATGAAGGAATCCCGCTTCCGCAAGATGGGCATCGCCAATGTCTTCGGCGACCCGGAGGTTCGTGCTTTCTTCCGCGCGTTGTTCGTTGAAGCGCTTTCCGACGACAAGCCGCCCTTCGTGCTGCACGGGCTCGAGGTCGCGGGCAAGCTTCGCGCCGTCACCGGATCGAGCCGCTCCGGCAAGCGTCTGATCTGCGAGTTCGGGGCGATCGCCGAGGACGACCTCACCCATACCAGCCCCGGCGACTTCCTGTTCTTCGACAACATCCAGGAGGCCTGCGAGAGGGGGTTCGACGTCTATGATTTCTCGGTCGGCGACGAACCCTACAAACGGCTGTGGTGCGATATCGAGACCCAGCATTTCGAGGTCCTGATTCCGCTGACGTTGAAGGGCCGCGCGCTGGCGCTTGTCCTGCGGCAAGGCGCGCGCCTGAAAGCCTTCATCAAGAACAGCCCGACGATCTGGAAGCTGACCAAGATGCTGCGCCGCAAAGCAGTCGGACAGGCCATGCCGGCGGGCGAGGATGACAACTAA
- a CDS encoding polysaccharide deacetylase family protein, translating to MIDGGEAIRKLALNVVRYTGLAPLAKPFVGGIGAILMLHRVTATPEKPDSVNRHLNIAPEFLDAVIADMKANGYAFVTLDEAIERIKAGGKGGQFAAITADDAYRDNMTEALPVLEKHGAPVTIYVAPGLINGAADLWWEAVEDIVNARDQLTLPTPQGRMKIDCSTPGKKLQAIARLQAYLTLEVREEDQRAVLRELARSNGIELDGPLQSTLMNWDEIRTIAGHPLVTIGAHTVNHRNLKRLPEIDARHEVDDVRRILQAELGEVPRHFAYPYGYASAVGSREVGLVRDAGYASAVTTRHGVLRAEHANFLQALPRISVNGRYQSVAHIRTMLSGVTTPLANAGKMVVTI from the coding sequence ATGATCGACGGGGGCGAGGCGATCCGGAAACTGGCGCTCAACGTCGTCCGCTATACCGGCCTTGCTCCGCTGGCAAAGCCGTTTGTCGGCGGCATCGGCGCCATCCTGATGCTGCACCGGGTCACCGCCACGCCGGAAAAGCCTGATAGCGTCAACCGGCATCTCAACATCGCGCCTGAGTTCCTCGACGCCGTGATCGCCGACATGAAGGCGAACGGCTATGCATTCGTCACGCTGGACGAGGCGATCGAACGCATCAAGGCCGGCGGCAAGGGCGGCCAGTTCGCAGCGATCACCGCCGACGACGCATACCGCGACAACATGACCGAAGCGCTGCCAGTGCTGGAAAAGCACGGCGCGCCGGTCACCATCTATGTCGCGCCGGGGCTGATAAACGGCGCCGCCGATCTCTGGTGGGAGGCGGTCGAGGACATCGTCAACGCGCGCGATCAATTGACCCTGCCGACGCCGCAAGGCCGCATGAAGATCGACTGCTCGACCCCGGGCAAGAAACTCCAGGCCATTGCGCGCCTGCAGGCCTATCTGACGCTGGAGGTCCGCGAGGAGGACCAGCGCGCGGTGCTGCGTGAATTGGCGCGGTCGAACGGCATCGAGTTGGACGGGCCGCTCCAGAGCACGCTGATGAACTGGGACGAGATCCGCACTATCGCCGGGCATCCGTTGGTGACGATCGGCGCGCATACGGTCAACCACCGCAATCTGAAGCGGCTTCCCGAGATAGATGCGCGGCACGAGGTCGACGACGTCAGGCGCATATTGCAGGCGGAACTTGGCGAGGTGCCGCGCCATTTCGCCTATCCCTATGGCTATGCCAGCGCCGTTGGCAGCCGCGAAGTCGGCCTTGTCCGCGACGCCGGCTATGCCTCGGCGGTGACGACACGCCACGGCGTGCTGCGCGCCGAACATGCCAACTTCCTGCAAGCGCTGCCGCGCATTTCGGTCAACGGCCGCTACCAGAGCGTTGCCCATATCCGCACGATGCTGTCGGGTGTGACGACGCCGCTGGCCAATGCCGGCAAGATGGTGGTGACAATCTAG